One genomic segment of Pseudanabaena sp. ABRG5-3 includes these proteins:
- a CDS encoding precorrin-8X methylmutase, with protein MATQHLTIKELTEKVGGGITPRMVRHYHLLGLLPQPIRSSGNYRLYAEHDVQRLRRIVALKQQGFQLSHIHQLLDTSPDPEITQGLMMQLQQQYQRVMQQIVHLRQTASALESLLGRDRNCQIVQAEAIAQLKLLEIETQMGLGNIEKIWQGLDANVCFHPESFQESLQQLLPDLSDRSEIEVDLLSKLVLACGDVSLVSFVRLSRDAIGSARNALKSGCQIVTDVPVISTALDLTRITHLGCVVETLINNPHISTAPEAEQAFWQEAMWQERLQQLSEGCILVIGYAPSILLAVCEAISNQKLRPSLVIGMPLGFSHAPAAKRTLMQLDIPFITIDSALGGGLLSATALNSLVETLIEKPDCHCYLSLSAN; from the coding sequence ATGGCAACTCAGCATCTAACCATCAAAGAACTAACAGAGAAGGTTGGCGGGGGCATTACACCGCGTATGGTGAGGCATTATCATCTTTTGGGACTATTGCCGCAGCCTATCAGATCGTCTGGTAACTATAGGCTTTATGCAGAGCATGATGTTCAACGACTTAGGCGGATTGTGGCATTGAAACAGCAGGGCTTCCAGCTTTCGCATATTCATCAATTACTAGACACATCCCCTGATCCTGAAATTACTCAAGGTCTGATGATGCAACTTCAGCAACAGTATCAAAGAGTAATGCAGCAAATTGTCCATCTAAGGCAAACAGCATCTGCACTGGAGAGTCTACTAGGACGAGATCGGAATTGTCAGATTGTACAAGCTGAGGCGATCGCCCAACTGAAGCTATTAGAAATAGAGACACAGATGGGCTTAGGAAATATCGAAAAGATCTGGCAGGGTCTAGATGCAAATGTTTGCTTTCACCCCGAATCATTTCAAGAATCCTTACAGCAACTACTACCAGATCTATCCGACCGTTCTGAAATTGAGGTGGATTTACTGTCAAAACTAGTACTTGCCTGTGGTGATGTCAGTTTAGTATCTTTTGTACGATTGAGCAGAGATGCGATCGGCTCAGCACGCAATGCTCTTAAATCTGGATGTCAAATTGTGACTGATGTTCCTGTTATCAGCACCGCATTAGATCTAACAAGAATTACGCATCTGGGTTGTGTGGTTGAGACTTTAATTAATAATCCTCATATCAGCACTGCACCTGAAGCTGAGCAAGCATTCTGGCAAGAAGCTATGTGGCAAGAGCGTCTACAGCAATTATCTGAAGGTTGTATATTGGTTATTGGTTATGCACCTTCAATTCTTTTAGCAGTGTGTGAGGCAATCTCTAACCAGAAACTTCGCCCCTCACTGGTGATTGGAATGCCGCTTGGTTTTAGCCATGCTCCTGCTGCCAAGCGTACACTCATGCAACTTGACATTCCATTTATCACGATTGATAGCGCGTTAGGTGGTGGTTTACTATCAGCCACAGCATTAAATTCTTTAGTTGAAACGTTGATTGAAAAACCAGATTGCCACTGCTATCTGAGTTTGTCAGCTAATTAA
- the lgt gene encoding prolipoprotein diacylglyceryl transferase, whose translation MLNFIPFAFEFTSPGPIAFGIGSLSIRWYGMLIASAVVIGTLLAQKLAKKRGIDPDIVGNLVIWLVVGAIPCARLYYVLFEWQRFQNQPWYKAFAIWEGGIAIHGAIIGGAVATIIFCQRQKISAWLMADIIMPALILGQAIGRWGNFFNSEAFGTPTDLPWKLFIPVDRRPPEFVSESYFHPTFLYESVWNVGVFAILMFLFFRFPKIRTGTLTMTYAIAYSLGRFWIEGLRTDSLMFGSLRTAQIISLVAISLGILGLVWLYGLRRRFPDTVSKKGSRA comes from the coding sequence ATGCTTAACTTCATACCATTTGCATTTGAGTTTACATCTCCAGGACCGATCGCTTTTGGAATCGGATCGCTTTCGATCCGTTGGTACGGAATGCTGATTGCCTCCGCAGTTGTTATCGGCACACTGTTAGCCCAAAAACTTGCAAAAAAACGTGGTATTGATCCAGATATAGTCGGCAATCTCGTAATTTGGTTGGTGGTTGGAGCTATTCCCTGCGCCCGTCTATACTATGTTTTATTTGAATGGCAACGCTTCCAAAATCAACCTTGGTATAAGGCTTTTGCAATCTGGGAAGGCGGCATCGCGATTCATGGTGCAATTATTGGCGGTGCAGTTGCCACAATTATTTTTTGTCAACGTCAAAAAATCTCAGCATGGTTAATGGCGGATATTATTATGCCTGCGCTGATTTTAGGGCAAGCGATCGGGCGTTGGGGAAATTTCTTTAATTCTGAGGCTTTTGGTACACCCACCGATCTCCCTTGGAAATTATTTATTCCCGTTGATCGTCGTCCCCCTGAATTTGTAAGTGAGTCTTACTTCCATCCCACATTTCTATATGAATCAGTCTGGAATGTGGGTGTATTTGCAATCTTAATGTTTCTATTCTTCAGATTTCCCAAAATCAGAACTGGGACGTTAACTATGACTTATGCGATCGCCTATAGTCTAGGACGCTTTTGGATTGAAGGTTTGCGGACAGATAGCCTGATGTTTGGATCACTGCGTACTGCCCAAATCATCAGTCTTGTGGCGATCTCATTAGGTATTTTGGGTTTAGTTTGGCTATACGGATTGCGGCGACGGTTTCCCGACACAGTTTCCAAAAAAGGTAGTCGTGCATAG